The following coding sequences lie in one Candidatus Nitrospira allomarina genomic window:
- a CDS encoding polysaccharide biosynthesis tyrosine autokinase — MGSMSGPTAASHTTDPALVVQKYLKDFWDLAVRRKWLILSFVILGIVIGGTLAWLKVDMYRSETVILIEQQKIPEKYVSSVVGGSTADRVSTMTQQVLSRTSLLKIIEEFHLYSDEIKARGYEGVIEALRTNIKIETKGSGGQIEAFNISFAHRDPKTAMKVTARLASQYIDENIRIREQFIEGAMEFLDQELISAKEALDQKEKALSEYRMKYVGELPAQLEANFRTLDRLQLEKTRIQESMNSINTRLDLLEKTILDYEANPGMVAKTKGSLLSGKTDPLSQRLYELNRELAKLSSEYKESYPDIISLKKQIKDAEQELANRPMVRGGGQVPSDPYLAELLNTKKELNSQLPALKSQLAEVSKNMKNLEKRLEDTPHHEQALLALERDYDNIQRHYQRLHENRINARISENLDKRQKGERFRILDPANLPTKPEGKPRELIAAAGFILGTGLGFGLAFLLDLLWPTFRRSEEVEMSLGLATLATIPSFKMAYGKSMKMVANELEAQSGANGKHLALSQCVDSLLTSKGSDTDTEGHDGGVSEDRPKTSHEAFLPQLNLVAKWRPHSIVAEQYRVAATRLDLLDPVASNQVVLITSAMKGEGKTSTSANIAYTLARDLDEPTLIIDCDFKCPNLHRVLGLNQAPGVAEYFSGAQGLLEPCLQKIPDLPLWCMSVGDVGRYPVPLAKLQNLSSMLEMMTSRYRFIILDGPPVLPLADVNVLSGLAHVVLVVVRSGVTPKDAVQKAVEMIQHTGPTRLVLTDAWTQGVPYYVRQRYIIPYSSASKS, encoded by the coding sequence ATGGGTTCCATGTCTGGTCCTACTGCAGCCTCTCACACCACAGATCCAGCTCTTGTCGTCCAAAAATATCTTAAAGATTTTTGGGATTTGGCTGTTCGACGAAAGTGGTTGATTCTGAGTTTCGTCATATTAGGGATAGTCATTGGCGGGACTCTCGCTTGGCTGAAAGTGGATATGTATCGATCGGAGACGGTCATTCTCATCGAACAACAAAAAATACCCGAAAAATATGTCTCGTCGGTGGTCGGAGGCAGTACCGCGGACCGAGTGTCCACCATGACACAACAGGTGTTAAGCCGAACCAGTTTACTGAAGATTATTGAAGAGTTTCATTTATACTCTGACGAAATTAAAGCCCGGGGGTATGAGGGGGTGATTGAGGCGTTACGAACAAACATTAAGATTGAAACAAAGGGCAGTGGTGGCCAAATCGAGGCCTTTAACATATCGTTTGCGCATCGTGATCCGAAGACGGCCATGAAAGTGACGGCCAGGTTAGCCTCTCAGTACATCGATGAAAATATCAGAATTCGCGAACAGTTTATTGAAGGGGCGATGGAGTTTTTAGACCAAGAACTTATCTCGGCGAAAGAAGCCCTAGATCAAAAAGAAAAAGCCTTGTCCGAATATAGGATGAAGTACGTTGGAGAGTTGCCTGCTCAGTTGGAGGCGAATTTCAGGACGCTCGATCGCCTACAGCTGGAAAAAACACGCATCCAGGAATCGATGAATTCGATCAACACCCGCTTGGATTTGTTAGAAAAGACCATTCTGGATTATGAGGCAAACCCCGGTATGGTTGCTAAAACAAAGGGATCTCTCCTTTCGGGGAAAACGGATCCTCTGAGCCAGCGACTATATGAGCTGAACCGCGAATTGGCGAAGTTGTCAAGTGAATACAAGGAATCCTATCCGGATATCATTTCTTTGAAAAAGCAAATTAAGGATGCCGAACAGGAACTGGCCAATCGACCCATGGTGCGTGGGGGGGGGCAGGTTCCATCCGATCCCTATCTGGCCGAGCTGCTGAACACCAAGAAGGAATTAAATTCGCAACTCCCTGCGTTGAAATCCCAGTTAGCCGAAGTTTCCAAAAACATGAAAAACTTGGAGAAGCGGCTTGAAGACACGCCTCATCATGAACAGGCATTGCTAGCCCTGGAACGGGACTACGACAATATCCAGAGGCACTATCAACGCCTGCATGAAAACCGTATCAATGCCAGAATTTCTGAAAATCTTGATAAACGACAAAAGGGAGAGAGATTTCGCATTTTAGATCCGGCCAATTTGCCGACCAAGCCTGAGGGAAAACCCCGTGAATTGATTGCGGCGGCCGGGTTTATCCTCGGAACCGGATTGGGGTTTGGACTCGCCTTTCTTTTGGATTTGTTATGGCCGACGTTCAGGCGTTCGGAAGAGGTGGAAATGTCGTTAGGGCTTGCCACTCTGGCTACCATTCCCAGTTTTAAAATGGCCTATGGGAAATCCATGAAGATGGTCGCAAATGAGTTGGAAGCTCAGAGTGGTGCCAATGGGAAGCACCTTGCCTTATCTCAGTGCGTCGATTCCCTCTTGACAAGCAAAGGTTCTGACACCGATACGGAAGGCCACGATGGTGGGGTCTCTGAAGACCGACCAAAAACCTCTCATGAAGCATTTCTCCCTCAGCTAAATTTAGTGGCCAAATGGCGTCCTCATTCCATTGTGGCTGAGCAGTACCGGGTCGCTGCGACTCGGCTGGATCTTCTGGATCCCGTTGCCTCCAACCAGGTGGTGTTAATTACGAGTGCCATGAAGGGAGAAGGGAAAACCAGCACATCTGCGAATATCGCCTATACCCTGGCAAGGGATTTGGATGAGCCGACACTGATTATTGATTGTGACTTTAAATGTCCGAATTTGCATAGGGTACTAGGTCTCAATCAGGCGCCGGGTGTTGCGGAATATTTTTCTGGGGCTCAAGGGTTGTTGGAGCCCTGTCTACAAAAAATTCCCGATTTGCCGTTGTGGTGCATGTCGGTGGGAGATGTCGGTCGGTATCCGGTTCCGCTTGCTAAGTTGCAAAATCTCTCTTCTATGTTGGAGATGATGACGTCTCGGTACCGGTTTATTATTCTTGACGGCCCACCTGTCTTGCCATTGGCGGATGTCAACGTCCTAAGCGGACTGGCCCATGTCGTGCTGGTGGTGGTTCGGTCCGGGGTCACACCCAAGGACGCGGTGCAGAAAGCGGTTGAAATGATCCAACATACAGGGCCTACAAGACTGGTGTTGACCGATGCCTGGACGCAAGGCGTGCCTTACTATGTGCGGCAAAGGTACATTATTCCTTACTCGTCGGCCAGCAAAAGCTAG
- a CDS encoding XrtA system polysaccharide deacetylase codes for MIHGLSFDIEEHFQVAAFDCVARRRHWERHESRVERNTHLILDLLEQQGIHATMFVLGWVAERHKGLIRRIVESGHELASHGYAHELITGQTPEAFREDIRQAKHILEDIGGVPIIGYRAPTFSITKESEWALPILVEEGYRYDSSIMAVVHDYYGIPGAIPTIHTISTDSGPIWEVPPSTCKWAGITFPVAGGGYFRLFPYRLLKPLLQRIEAQGHPLIMYLHPWELDPSQPRMRGSTLSEFRHYLNLEKVHGRLIQLIRDFPFGPYRNLITS; via the coding sequence ATGATCCACGGGTTGAGCTTCGATATTGAGGAACATTTTCAGGTTGCTGCCTTTGATTGTGTGGCTCGCCGCCGCCATTGGGAGAGACACGAAAGTCGGGTAGAGCGTAATACGCATCTTATCCTGGATCTTCTGGAGCAACAGGGGATTCACGCCACGATGTTTGTGCTGGGATGGGTGGCAGAGCGACATAAAGGGTTAATCAGGCGTATTGTGGAATCGGGACATGAGTTGGCCTCTCATGGCTACGCGCATGAGCTTATTACGGGGCAGACTCCTGAGGCGTTTCGGGAAGATATTCGTCAGGCCAAACATATTTTGGAAGATATTGGAGGGGTGCCCATCATTGGTTACCGTGCTCCGACCTTCTCAATTACGAAGGAGTCGGAATGGGCCTTGCCGATTCTTGTAGAGGAAGGGTATCGCTATGATTCCAGTATTATGGCGGTCGTCCACGATTACTATGGAATTCCTGGGGCCATCCCAACCATTCACACGATCTCCACCGATTCAGGGCCCATTTGGGAGGTTCCACCTTCGACCTGTAAATGGGCCGGAATCACCTTTCCTGTTGCGGGAGGGGGTTATTTTCGTCTTTTTCCTTATCGGTTGCTCAAGCCACTCCTGCAGCGAATCGAAGCACAGGGCCATCCTCTAATCATGTATCTCCATCCGTGGGAGCTGGATCCTTCTCAACCCCGTATGAGGGGATCCACGCTTTCAGAGTTTCGTCATTACCTGAATCTCGAAAAGGTTCATGGTCGTCTCATTCAACTGATTCGGGATTTTCCCTTCGGGCCGTATCGCAATCTTATTACCTCCTAA
- a CDS encoding polysaccharide biosynthesis/export family protein, which yields MRNTFPSIKRKLSLILTLMGFLLCSGCLKPDVIVSPGHPEEGFVLGPEDVIEVIVWKNPDLSRQVVIRPDGKISLALIGDVVASGLTADQVAKKIAEKFKAVKENPSVSVNVIEVNSYYVFVVGEVTKPGKLPLKSYTTILQALSLAGGFTQFASRNNIIVVRTEKDERGHVTETRIPLRYSDLISEDGGAYNITLRSGDTVIVP from the coding sequence ATGAGGAACACCTTTCCATCTATAAAACGCAAGCTTTCTCTCATCCTAACCCTGATGGGGTTTTTACTCTGTTCCGGATGTCTGAAACCGGACGTGATTGTTTCCCCGGGGCACCCTGAAGAGGGCTTTGTCTTGGGCCCCGAAGATGTCATCGAAGTGATCGTATGGAAAAACCCCGACTTATCGAGGCAGGTCGTGATCCGGCCGGACGGAAAAATTTCGTTAGCCTTAATCGGTGATGTGGTAGCCAGTGGCTTGACTGCTGATCAAGTTGCCAAAAAAATTGCAGAAAAATTTAAGGCGGTAAAAGAAAATCCATCCGTATCGGTCAATGTGATCGAGGTCAATAGTTACTATGTGTTTGTGGTAGGAGAAGTGACAAAGCCAGGGAAATTGCCATTGAAATCCTATACGACGATTCTCCAGGCCCTGTCCTTAGCCGGTGGATTTACCCAATTCGCTTCCCGAAATAACATCATAGTCGTTCGGACGGAAAAAGATGAGAGGGGCCATGTCACAGAAACACGTATCCCGCTTCGATATTCAGATCTTATTTCGGAAGATGGGGGAGCGTATAACATCACCCTCAGGTCCGGGGATACGGTCATCGTCCCGTAA
- a CDS encoding glycosyltransferase family 4 protein, protein MNILLLAPHPFYQDRGTPIAVNLVLKVLSERGDTIDVLTFHEGRDVDYPKVNIYRIPAWPFIGNIRPGFSWKKLVCDGLLCVKMIVLLCKNRYHLIHAVEESAFLALVVNWIARIPYLYDMDSSLAQQMIEKYPRLTCLSKAFMVCERRAVQAAALVMPVCEALVTRIEPYHPSKIMLLEDVPLLGEPTDSSSMATEDLNAPGIRVLYVGNLETYQGIDLLLDSFALALKEVPQSTLFIVGGEKNSRDFYHQKAKHLGIDRNVYFLGPRPLDQLSAYLSQADILVSPRIKGNNTPMKLYSYLASGKAVLATNLVTHTQVINNRVAMLADPNPEPFAEGMLQLMKNDDLRRSLGLAAKKLVEEKFSFRAFRMKLNAVYDYLGETIQQNSESNR, encoded by the coding sequence ATGAACATTTTGCTTCTAGCTCCCCATCCCTTTTATCAAGATAGAGGAACTCCTATCGCCGTCAATCTTGTCCTCAAGGTGTTATCAGAACGTGGGGATACCATTGATGTCCTCACGTTCCACGAAGGAAGGGATGTGGACTATCCGAAGGTCAATATTTACCGAATACCGGCCTGGCCATTTATTGGCAACATTCGGCCGGGGTTTTCATGGAAGAAGTTAGTGTGCGATGGCCTTCTGTGTGTCAAGATGATCGTTCTGCTTTGTAAAAATCGGTACCACCTGATCCATGCGGTAGAAGAATCGGCCTTTCTCGCGCTTGTCGTGAATTGGATAGCACGCATTCCCTACCTCTATGACATGGACTCCTCGTTGGCGCAGCAAATGATTGAAAAGTATCCTCGCCTGACTTGTCTGTCCAAGGCGTTCATGGTTTGTGAACGCCGGGCGGTGCAGGCTGCTGCTCTCGTGATGCCTGTGTGTGAAGCCTTAGTGACGCGCATTGAACCGTATCACCCGTCAAAAATTATGCTGCTTGAAGACGTTCCTCTTCTGGGAGAACCGACAGACTCTTCCTCAATGGCGACAGAGGATCTCAACGCACCGGGCATCCGAGTTTTATATGTTGGAAATCTGGAAACCTATCAAGGAATCGATTTGTTATTAGATAGCTTTGCGCTGGCTTTGAAGGAAGTGCCACAGAGCACGCTATTCATTGTGGGCGGTGAAAAAAACAGTAGGGATTTCTATCACCAGAAAGCCAAACATTTAGGTATCGACCGGAACGTGTACTTTCTGGGTCCACGACCCCTTGATCAACTGTCTGCGTATCTGTCGCAAGCGGATATTCTGGTGTCTCCAAGAATTAAGGGAAATAATACTCCCATGAAATTGTATTCCTATCTTGCCAGCGGGAAGGCGGTTTTAGCCACAAATTTGGTGACCCATACCCAAGTCATCAATAACCGAGTGGCCATGTTAGCCGACCCGAACCCGGAACCATTTGCTGAAGGGATGCTTCAACTTATGAAGAACGACGATCTCCGACGATCCTTGGGTCTGGCAGCCAAGAAACTGGTCGAAGAAAAATTCAGCTTTCGGGCCTTTCGAATGAAATTGAACGCGGTGTATGACTATCTCGGTGAAACCATACAGCAGAATTCAGAAAGTAATAGATAG
- a CDS encoding class I SAM-dependent methyltransferase, with translation MAELEKPLWPIRLFNKSVLKQRKYKEITEALGETAQLRCLDIGADNGVLSYLLRQRGGHWKSADLDQTTVDAIQSLIHERVFQIDDRGTPFADDEFDRVAVIDFLEHIPDDEAFIRELHRIVKPGGQVILNVPHLKTSLLRKIRLAIGQTDEKHGHLRPGYTRGDIARMLGTQFAVLSEKTYSKFFSECIDTLITFAFDVLKSGKRNSAKGLVITGNDLQRYQKMFTMYSLLYPFIWVVSKLDHLLFFTSGYMLLVVAQNKKDTNA, from the coding sequence ATGGCGGAATTAGAAAAGCCCCTATGGCCCATTCGACTATTCAATAAATCCGTCTTAAAACAACGGAAATATAAAGAAATCACTGAGGCCCTGGGTGAAACGGCGCAGTTACGGTGCCTGGATATCGGGGCAGATAATGGCGTGCTCAGCTACTTGCTCCGTCAACGGGGTGGACATTGGAAAAGTGCGGATCTTGACCAAACGACTGTGGACGCGATTCAGAGCTTGATTCATGAACGGGTGTTTCAGATTGATGATCGAGGCACACCGTTTGCCGACGATGAATTCGACCGTGTGGCTGTGATCGATTTCCTTGAGCATATTCCCGATGATGAGGCGTTTATCCGTGAGCTGCATCGAATCGTCAAACCGGGGGGGCAAGTGATTTTGAATGTGCCACATCTCAAAACGAGCTTGCTCAGGAAAATTCGATTGGCAATCGGCCAGACGGATGAGAAGCATGGGCATCTCCGCCCCGGTTATACACGTGGTGACATTGCCCGAATGTTGGGAACCCAATTTGCCGTGCTATCGGAAAAGACCTATTCCAAATTCTTTTCAGAATGTATTGATACGCTGATCACCTTCGCCTTTGATGTGCTCAAAAGTGGGAAGCGTAATTCGGCCAAAGGCCTTGTGATAACCGGGAATGATCTCCAACGCTATCAAAAAATGTTCACCATGTATTCGCTGCTCTATCCGTTTATCTGGGTCGTCTCGAAGCTGGATCATCTGTTGTTTTTTACGAGTGGATACATGCTGTTAGTGGTTGCTCAAAACAAGAAGGATACAAACGCATAA
- a CDS encoding NAD-dependent epimerase/dehydratase family protein, which translates to MGRVLVTGGKGFLGSHLVRRLLAEGEEVRVFGHRGSKQGEALRDNGSEVIWGDIRNLSDVEQAVHGVEKVFHLVSNFRKGGSDKADAYAVNVEGTKNVLKAARKYGVARVVHCSTIGVHGDVQAIPAHEGTPFNPTDLYQETKLKAEQYVWQFHQETGLPISVVRPISLYGPEDLRMLKLFRTIKKRQFIYIGKGNVLFHPAYIDDVIEGFLLCATHDKAVGEAFIIGGDGYLPLHDLVDRISAQFQVPPPRLHIPLRPVEWLATLCESLCTPLGIEPPLHKRRVSFFKNNRAFSIEKVKRVLGYAPRVPLDEGLKRTIRWYEEHGYL; encoded by the coding sequence ATGGGGCGAGTGTTGGTTACCGGTGGAAAAGGGTTTCTGGGAAGCCACCTGGTGAGGCGCTTACTTGCTGAAGGCGAAGAGGTTCGCGTATTTGGGCACCGGGGAAGCAAGCAGGGTGAAGCCTTACGTGATAACGGGAGTGAAGTCATATGGGGAGACATCCGCAATCTCTCGGATGTGGAGCAGGCCGTTCATGGGGTGGAGAAAGTCTTTCATTTGGTCTCCAACTTTCGGAAAGGGGGATCGGATAAAGCCGACGCGTATGCCGTGAATGTGGAAGGAACAAAAAATGTCCTCAAGGCCGCCAGGAAGTATGGGGTTGCCCGCGTGGTTCATTGCAGTACGATTGGCGTCCATGGCGATGTTCAGGCGATCCCGGCTCATGAGGGAACGCCATTCAACCCCACCGATTTATATCAGGAAACGAAGCTCAAGGCGGAACAATATGTCTGGCAATTTCATCAGGAAACAGGGTTGCCCATTAGTGTTGTCCGGCCAATTTCGCTGTACGGCCCTGAAGATCTGCGCATGCTGAAATTGTTTCGTACCATCAAAAAGCGACAGTTTATCTATATAGGCAAGGGCAATGTCTTGTTTCATCCGGCCTACATTGACGATGTCATCGAAGGGTTCCTTCTCTGCGCGACCCATGACAAGGCTGTGGGAGAAGCCTTCATCATCGGAGGGGACGGATACCTTCCGTTACATGACCTCGTAGATCGGATTTCCGCGCAATTTCAGGTTCCACCTCCACGTTTGCATATTCCGTTGCGACCGGTGGAATGGCTAGCCACCCTGTGTGAGTCCCTGTGTACACCTTTGGGCATTGAACCTCCTTTGCACAAACGACGCGTGAGTTTTTTTAAAAATAATCGGGCCTTCTCAATTGAAAAGGTGAAACGTGTTCTTGGTTACGCTCCACGGGTTCCCTTAGATGAGGGGCTGAAACGAACTATTCGCTGGTATGAAGAACATGGGTATCTCTAG
- a CDS encoding glycerol-3-phosphate dehydrogenase/oxidase, producing the protein MTRDLLRLAKGRYDVIVVGGGIYGACVAWDASLRGLSVVLLEKGDIGSGTSANSLKIIHGGFRYLQHGDFSRMRESLHEQKALMRIAPHLVHPLPVLIPTYGHGLRGKEVFACALAINDLVGFDRNRLEDSQKHIPRGRILPRSQVLELLPNIQAHNLTGGGVFYDAMVYNSERLLLSFLHSAVAMGAELANYVKAVGYLKGKDNVRGVEAEDMLSGERFQVEAKVVVNACGPWLDQTEDMLSDRPRNHRIPWVKAFNILTRPLFSSYAVGLAARGKYSDDRALLNKGKRLLFMVPWRGCSLIGTAYRSYEGKPDEFSISEEEIHEFLQEINQVYPQAALQMNDVKFVNGGLLPGAGVESRGGDIQLESEASIRTRGDVGAENVISLVGVKFTTARRVGERVVDQVFQVLGKTPPRSQTSHTPLCGGKISKFQEYLSREMERPRQGLSAKAVQRLVYNYGSSYGDVLQYCPDAGGWEPHSESESIRLLQAEVQYALREEMPQRLSDVVFRRTELGTAGYPGDKPLEVCADILSKGLGWSKTQTQQELAMVRGMYPRATWRN; encoded by the coding sequence ATGACCAGAGATTTACTCCGATTGGCAAAGGGCCGGTACGATGTGATTGTCGTGGGAGGTGGAATTTATGGCGCGTGCGTGGCCTGGGATGCGAGCCTCCGTGGATTGTCGGTTGTTCTGCTTGAAAAAGGTGATATCGGTTCAGGGACCTCGGCGAACAGCTTGAAAATCATTCATGGAGGATTTCGATACCTACAACATGGGGATTTTTCGCGAATGCGGGAATCGTTACATGAACAAAAGGCGCTGATGCGGATTGCCCCGCATTTGGTCCATCCCCTCCCAGTCCTTATCCCCACGTATGGCCATGGTCTGCGAGGAAAGGAGGTCTTCGCGTGTGCCTTAGCGATTAATGATCTTGTCGGGTTTGATCGAAATCGATTGGAGGATTCCCAAAAGCATATCCCAAGAGGGCGAATTCTCCCACGAAGTCAGGTTCTGGAATTGTTGCCGAATATTCAGGCACACAATCTGACGGGTGGCGGGGTGTTTTATGATGCCATGGTCTACAACTCGGAACGGTTACTGCTGTCATTTCTTCACTCGGCTGTGGCGATGGGGGCGGAACTGGCTAACTACGTCAAGGCGGTTGGGTATCTCAAAGGGAAGGACAACGTTCGGGGGGTTGAAGCTGAGGATATGCTATCGGGTGAGCGATTTCAGGTTGAAGCCAAAGTGGTGGTTAATGCCTGCGGCCCATGGTTGGATCAGACAGAAGATATGTTGTCTGATCGTCCCAGGAACCATCGGATCCCGTGGGTCAAGGCGTTTAATATTCTCACTCGTCCGTTGTTCTCATCCTATGCCGTTGGGTTGGCGGCGAGGGGGAAATATTCCGATGACCGGGCTTTGCTGAACAAAGGGAAGCGTCTGTTATTTATGGTGCCCTGGCGTGGATGTTCCCTCATTGGGACCGCATATCGCTCATATGAAGGAAAGCCGGATGAATTCAGCATTTCCGAAGAAGAGATTCATGAATTTTTACAGGAAATCAATCAGGTCTATCCTCAAGCTGCTCTTCAAATGAACGATGTGAAATTTGTCAATGGCGGCCTGCTCCCAGGGGCGGGTGTTGAGTCCCGTGGTGGAGATATTCAGCTTGAGAGTGAAGCTTCCATACGGACCAGGGGAGACGTTGGAGCCGAAAATGTTATATCGCTTGTGGGCGTCAAATTTACAACGGCTCGACGGGTGGGAGAACGAGTGGTTGATCAAGTGTTTCAGGTTTTGGGGAAGACTCCACCACGATCGCAAACGTCTCATACCCCTCTTTGCGGGGGAAAGATCTCTAAATTTCAGGAATATTTGAGCCGGGAAATGGAAAGGCCGCGCCAGGGATTGAGTGCTAAGGCGGTGCAACGGTTAGTTTACAATTATGGCTCTTCCTATGGCGACGTTCTGCAATATTGTCCTGATGCGGGTGGCTGGGAGCCCCATTCCGAGTCAGAATCCATCAGGCTTTTACAAGCGGAAGTGCAGTATGCCTTGCGGGAAGAAATGCCTCAACGATTAAGTGACGTGGTTTTTCGCCGAACAGAGTTAGGGACGGCTGGATATCCCGGCGATAAGCCCCTGGAGGTTTGCGCCGATATCCTCTCCAAAGGGTTGGGATGGAGTAAGACCCAAACCCAACAAGAATTGGCTATGGTTCGAGGTATGTACCCGAGGGCAACATGGCGGAATTAG
- a CDS encoding acyltransferase encodes MNERPLVESLGDATLSPYRRYLNIFVGKESLVALAKYELYTGLLGRLPGAIGYFMRGKCYPGLLEAVGRGTVFGAGGVLRCPKRIRLGRGVMIDDSVVLDAKGPSSSIVLGDQILLGRNSILSCNDSAISIGNFVSIGPFCFLVSRSHLTIGSNVAIGAGTYMLGGGHAYDDPDTPVIHQARVSKGIVIEDGAWIGIGAKILDGVTIGQNSIVGAGAVVSKDVLPWTVVLGNPARVVEKRKQVKEG; translated from the coding sequence ATGAATGAGCGACCGCTAGTTGAATCGCTTGGGGACGCCACTCTTTCCCCCTATCGGCGATACCTTAATATCTTTGTTGGCAAGGAATCCCTTGTGGCCTTGGCCAAATACGAGCTCTACACGGGTTTGCTTGGTCGATTGCCGGGTGCTATCGGTTATTTTATGCGGGGGAAATGCTATCCCGGCCTTCTGGAAGCCGTCGGTCGAGGGACGGTCTTCGGAGCGGGGGGCGTGCTGCGTTGTCCTAAGCGAATCCGGTTGGGGCGGGGAGTGATGATTGATGACTCTGTCGTACTCGATGCGAAAGGACCGAGCTCATCCATCGTTCTTGGTGATCAAATCCTATTGGGGCGAAATAGCATTCTCAGTTGTAATGACTCTGCGATATCGATCGGCAATTTTGTCTCCATTGGGCCTTTCTGTTTTTTGGTCTCCCGCAGTCATCTGACAATAGGTTCCAATGTTGCGATCGGAGCAGGCACGTATATGCTCGGTGGCGGCCATGCCTATGACGATCCCGACACGCCTGTGATTCATCAGGCTCGGGTGTCGAAGGGGATTGTGATTGAGGACGGGGCCTGGATTGGAATCGGTGCGAAAATCCTTGATGGGGTGACCATTGGCCAAAACAGCATTGTCGGTGCCGGTGCCGTCGTATCCAAGGATGTGCTGCCTTGGACCGTGGTATTGGGTAACCCCGCTCGTGTCGTCGAAAAACGCAAGCAGGTTAAAGAAGGATGA
- a CDS encoding TIGR03013 family XrtA/PEP-CTERM system glycosyltransferase: protein MRSRWRRFFFTFAPKRWTKRRVLILGDGPLAQALARVLVFDQSFRYDVKGFLSHNPAIVGTTLVNSNVLGTTNQLFEISEKNEIETIAVCVEDRRGTLPLDSLLDVKSMGLEIVDGHRLYETECGRLSIDELKPSFLIFSSGFRRKPIIMFLKRIGDVLGAFLGLIALAPLFVLIALLVKLDSPGPVFYRQTRVGHHGYPYVLLKFRSMRNDAEAEGIQWASLRDVRVTKTGAWLRKLRLDELPQLINVLKGDMSLVGPRPERPHFVQELRKSIPYYDLRHTVRPGISGWAQICFQYAGSVEDSHVKLQYDLYYVKNLSLCLDLRILVRTIGVMFTGEGAR, encoded by the coding sequence ATGCGAAGTCGGTGGAGGAGGTTTTTTTTTACATTTGCCCCAAAACGGTGGACTAAACGGCGGGTCCTCATTTTGGGGGATGGGCCTCTGGCTCAAGCCCTGGCACGTGTCTTAGTATTCGATCAGTCTTTCCGATATGATGTCAAAGGGTTTTTGTCGCATAATCCCGCCATAGTAGGAACGACGTTGGTCAATTCCAATGTTCTTGGGACGACCAATCAGCTGTTTGAAATTTCTGAAAAAAATGAAATTGAGACCATCGCGGTCTGCGTGGAAGACCGTCGTGGCACGTTGCCTCTTGATTCTCTGTTGGATGTGAAATCCATGGGGCTTGAGATTGTGGATGGACACCGCCTCTATGAGACCGAGTGCGGGCGTCTGTCAATTGATGAGCTAAAGCCAAGTTTTCTCATTTTTTCCTCTGGATTCCGGAGAAAACCCATTATTATGTTCCTCAAACGTATCGGGGATGTATTAGGTGCGTTTCTTGGGCTCATAGCGTTGGCTCCCTTGTTTGTCTTGATAGCCCTGTTGGTAAAACTGGATTCTCCTGGCCCCGTCTTTTATCGGCAAACTCGCGTGGGGCATCATGGCTATCCCTATGTCCTGTTAAAATTTCGTTCGATGCGAAATGACGCTGAGGCCGAAGGGATTCAGTGGGCGAGCCTGCGGGATGTGCGCGTCACGAAAACAGGAGCCTGGCTTCGAAAGCTTCGATTGGATGAGTTACCCCAATTGATTAACGTCTTGAAAGGGGACATGAGCCTGGTTGGGCCTCGGCCTGAACGTCCACATTTTGTGCAGGAACTGCGTAAATCTATCCCCTACTATGATCTTCGACACACCGTTCGCCCAGGAATCTCAGGTTGGGCGCAAATCTGTTTCCAGTATGCGGGGTCGGTGGAGGACTCACATGTCAAATTGCAATATGATCTCTACTATGTCAAAAATCTCTCGTTATGTTTGGACCTACGAATCCTTGTGAGGACTATTGGAGTCATGTTTACGGGAGAGGGTGCGCGATAA